The DNA region AAATATCGACGATTAATAactatacatgtgtacatgtgtaCGAGACTTGTCGTGGGTTTACGACAATAAAGAATGAATCTAGAACGAGTCATACCCGGGCATATCTATATATCATCACAAGTTTGAATTAGAATATTCGTTTAATCGAGTGCATaagacaaattaaaaatgtaaacgtATGATTGTACCAGGAAGGAAACATAAAGCCTAAATAAAATATAACGAGAGcgataaaataattaattaaattacgtATATAATTGTCCATTTTGTCTATTTTGATGTCacaaaaaacacaaattaagaataaaaactCTGAAGGAAGTTGATCATGaaccaaaatatttattttaaaaatgaaggttttaaaacaaagtaaattaagtaatgtaaatcaaatataagccgaaaaaaatgtttgcatagACAAGAAAACAGCAGACGACAAAATCCTGAAACCAAGCAGAAAAGCAGAAACTAATATACACAAACgttgtacattaaaaaaaaactaaatgttATCTACATGTAGAGCAAAATAGCACTTGGGTTTTATTGCGATGCTTTTACAAAATAGTATCAATGAACTAAATGTAACAATTCCTcaactatatttaaaaaaaaaatgaaaggtgTTTAAAACAATGAGGTAAAATACTTGACCGTGAATTCAAAATGATGCTGAAAACATATATGGAAAAATTCATTTAAGCATTAATATTGAGagtttatttttggatgtcaCCGGTCCTATACCACATCAAGGCTGTGCTAACAAATAAAAAGccggggcccgtttcacaaagattTCCTAAGATGTTTCCTAAGATAGATCTTATGATATGCCTAAGTTATAACTTAATAGGAAGTTCCTAAGATTTGTCATAGTTGTTTCATAGAACTTACTTAGCATAAACGCAATTGACTAAATCTTATCTTAGATACATTGTAAGTCACTTTTAAATCATTTCGTTAATTCCTACATTTTGTAACTTGTATCAATCATTGTAAATTCCTTTCAATATATGGCACGGGTGTAAACTTTCTAAGGAAACATAAAAACTCATTCCCTCATGCATACACGAGTAGATAAATATAACATAATATACCCGTAAATTCTTtgaaaacgtttttttttaatttgagagaTCGCAGTATCgatatttttcttgttttttttgctGCATGTACATATACTTCATGACAGCATGaatcatatgaaaatattgatAACTGCTAGAATTTCTGTTATTCTTTGTGAATGATGGAGTGCATTTTTTGTATAGTTGGTCCATTATAAATAGTCCATGTTAACATGTACAGATATGCTTAATCCTAAATTAAAAATACTCGATGAGATATCCaaattttataactttactaTATCTTATGGTATATTCCAAAATGGAATACAATACTCACAGTGACAAGTATGATTTAGAATGGAAAGATGTGGAACttttaaattaagtttaatGTAACGTGTGTTTTCTTGGAATGGTTGATATAAGAATGggttggttttttgttttttttacaaaaggaaacatTGCAAATAAATGCATCTTAGCTGATAGAGGAAGCAAGGATAAAAGGCAACAATTTCTTAACGAAACAGCTTTCCCATTACTTATTTGGTGGAGAGATAGGACAAATCATCCAGTCATTCTTTAACTGAGTTTTATTTAGTATTGAATCCTGTTTTTATCAAACTACTTAAGACATTAGTGATTGTCGGGCATGActaatttcattatcattagtGCACTAGCTTTAACAAATCCCTATACCCATCTGCGCGTGCAACcagataatctaaaaaaatgttaaaataaaagccTACAGTTGATAGTTCTAAAGTTTTCAGCTAAGAAGTAAAGTGAACAAGTCCGAATGATTCgttttttcttgtatttttgttaaatgtacatgtaattcattccgttatgaaataaaaagttaaGACATAACTTAGGAATTTCATAAGATAAGACTGGAATAGTGAAACAGATAAGTAATGAACTTATGAAAAAGTTCCTTCCTAAGAGATAACTTAGTCCTAAGTatgctttgtgaaacgggcccccggttgttatgaaacaaacaaggAACAgtcatattaacatgttattaaGTTCGCATCCACGACTAAAATACACAGCCAAAAAAACTGTCGAGAAAaaccctttttttaaattaacggATATGATTTAACTAGTATTTTTCAtgagtacatatcaaattggttagaTAGGTTTGAacctttcatttaatcttataataattttagatatatgtatatttaaaacgCGCGATGAAGTTTATATTTATGCCCATGCGCCGTGAATATAGGCTAAGTGTTTTCTTAAGAAATTGAACGTCTCATATTTCCAATGCAAAGATAAGGGGATAGACACATTGAACGTAAATGATTTTATATGTTTAAATCTTATGTATGACGATACATATAAACACAAACTTATATCAGCTTCATATATTAGAGAGTAGTGAGAGAAGTCGGGTATTTCCATGTTCTTGTCCATACAGCTGGATAACAGAGCAAATATACGTAAGATAAACATCTGAAtgatttcaaaactttgaatattaaaaattttttttagtagtCATCCTACATTTaaaacatgtacttaaaatcgGTTTATGGTTTATTACAGAAATGAAATGTTGTTTAATTAGATGAACGATTTTAAAAAAGCACTTGAGGTTTTGTCCTTCCggattcaatttatttttaacaaatatattgtaatacaacatgtcatgttgtatatttcatTGGTTAAAAATATCAGGAAAGACTGTATACATTCATCCACTCGCTAAGAGTGTGGTACCTCATTTACTAAACCTCCAGAAGGAGGCATTACCCAAAAGCTTGTCAACCTTACTAATGCCAAGGGTTTGTTGAATGACTATCCCACTAACTCACAGGTTGTAGATAAGTGTTTTATAATACTGATGTATATCCTGTGCTGTTTAATTATCTTAGTCGATAATCcgcattaaataaaaaaaatctccatGAAATTGATTCACTGAACATAACAATTCATAGACATACAAATGTTATAATTAGCTGAGAACCATCAACAAATGCTATTTATTAGGGACTCTTCAATGTTAGAGACATATAACGTTAAATCAAATCGTAACAACTTGAATGAAACTATGACAAGGTGTGTTAAAGTATTCATTTTTCAACCCATAGTATAATTTTGCTAAATTAAATTTCAGATTATATGAACAATTTGAAGTACTGCTGCTTTCAGAAATACCACTGAAGTTACCAAAtgacattttgaagcatataataGCGTGAATCTGTAAACTGTATTGCTGTATCCACATcatagtaaatacatgtagatcaagGAAGGCACATTCGCACTTAATATTTGCATGAAGTTTTTTGTGCAAAGTTATAAAGTACGTTTACAAAAAAAGTTATGCAACGTGCGCAAATAATTACATTTGCAGGATGCCTTAGATCGACGTCTTCAGTCCAATATAGGACTTTTGATAAGAGTTATTCTACATTTGAAGCCGTAGAAACCGTTGCATAGATGTCTCCTTTCGGTCCAGTAATACGCATGCTTTTCAGATCGTCCGTCTTACACACAGCGGCATAGACATCTCCCGTCACCTCACCGATGATTGTGTTGGGTTTGATCTCTAATGTGTTACTAGACCTGGGGGTAACGTTATTTGTATCACGTGACTCATCCCGCGACTTCTCGGTATCATCTGCTCCGTTCTTTACATTATGTTCTCCATTGCGTCCCCCAGATTCTGAAGTgttctttttaatatttatttgcgAGTAATTACCACCTGTGTCTATCGTGTTATAGAGAGAGTCATCAAATGAAGACGATGTCCCATGTACGTCGTTGGAGTCATTTCGAGGTTTATCGACCTCATTGTTGTAATATGTACAATCTTCATCTCCTTCAAGCGTGGTTGTTGCATGTATAGTACGATGCTTTGCCTCGGCTTTTATCGTTAGAGCGTGCTTTCTgtgtaaaattacaaaattgatCACCTATAGAAGCTATTGTGTCCTAAAACGATCTATAAATGTATCTTAAAATTTATCCTCGTGAGCCTTGAAaaacataataattataaatgaaaagatGACGTGCGTAGACgtaccatttttttaaaggtaacaTACCTTTTAAGTACAACCAGAATCAGAGCTAACAAAAGCAGGAGTCCAGCAATAAGTCCAATTATTACTGGTAGTAATGTAGAAGTAGCATTCTGTTCCGAATCTTGAACATCGCCTACGATGGATGGAAATTGAATGTTGTCCCCACATACCAATTGCATCGAAGTCCCTGCATGATGATAGGATTAATAAGAAGACTTTGAATTGACTCTGTCGTATTTAATTTCTACATACAGGTAATACcagaaataataaattataattttaaaaaagtttactaATTCTGTTTACATTTGAAATAAACTTCTTACAATCGTAAAATGTTCATTGATGATAAACGGTTGATATGTTCAaccaaatgaaacaaaaattcttGAAGGAGATACAACATTCTTAATGATGAAGAAACAGTAAAATTCtaaatcatttcatttgaaAGGGAGGTGGTGTAAGACAGCATAAAGAAGTTAATAGCAATAAAACCCTGCTACTGGAAAGGAAGTTAATGAATGGAAGAAAttgatttaacaaaaatataaatgcaattaaaatgtttgttgaAAGATGCAAGGGCAAGTGCAAGGGCAAATTTAGATATGCATTCATATATTTGTGAATTATCATATATTTGTGAATTATATAACATTAAGATTCTGGTTGCATACCTTTAAATTCAATCCATAATTTCCCTATCAAAGTATCTGTTGTTTGGATGTCCAGACGGAACTCATTGACACCCCGTAAACAAGAGAGGTCTTTATTGTGGTTGAATGATTCATTGGTAAACACCTCTAGATAAAGTAATATTGATCGGCAAGGATGTAAATTTTGTAATAATgagtttttaaatatcaaatggtTTTATAACTTGTATAAAGAACTAGGTGTACTATGAGTCGATCGTCATAATTGATGCTATTTTTGCAGCTCAAAATTGGAATCTTTTAGCTGTACCATCAACAAGAACAGTTTTCTATGGTAATAGACGATTTGACAAAGCAGCGTCTACCTTTTGGAACTCCCTTCCTccgtttttaagaaaatgtgatTCGTTaggaatttttaagaaaaaactgaaaactttctttttaaaaaagcttataacctttaaatagactgtgatctatattgttttactttttatgttGTACAGCGCCTTAGAGTTTTATATATAGGGCGCTATATAAgtgtttaataataataataactagactcttgttgcaaaagcaacaaaaaggtcttccgttttgatatacatgtatcaatttaattgtaagacattgcttctctcagtatttcataaccattagacaacaggacttaattgactatcaatttgtcttactttgtcaaacagaagcagtaaatctcttaaacaacatgaattgtttgaactcttccggtgtggaccggaagtgacggtcgacaaaataaaaacggttaaacacatcttctatcaaatgtctatcatccgtgtaagttttgtgtcttggtcacttacagtttatgagacttcgctgtcataatatttgttttaaaaagactacctgagataattgagatatctcaccggaagtaattttttttgtttatcaatcatcggatagatgacatatgaaagcgcttatacctttatatcatttcagtgttaaacaaataaaatgcgtaaaaacataatttttgaagtgcttccggtgacgaccggaagttacgacgaacaaaacaaaatagtttaaacacatctacagctataggtctatcatccctcaaagtttggatgttcaagtctttatcgtttctgagatctcattgtccatagctttttatcgcgggacaggaaacggacgacaggaagggaattttgaaaaaatgaaaaaagtgcctagagatattttcgttctctatcagtcctataaatttcaagaaaatccatccatgcatctctgaaaaatcgagttaaacttttaaaaaacttgatttgtttgaactcttcctgtgtggaccggaagtgacggtcgaccaaataaaaacggttaaacacatctgctatcaaatgtctatcatccctgtaagtttcgtgttttgatcacttacagtttctgagatctcggggttcaaacatttactttaaaaaaggcttcatgagatatttgagatatctcaccggaagtagaatttttatgtttattaatcatcggatagatgacatatgtaagcatttatacttatatttcaattctccgagaaatatattaaatgcgtaaaagcataattttttaagagcttccggtgacgaccggaagttacgacgaacaaaacaaaatagtttaaacacatctacaactataggtctatcatccctcaaagtttggatgttcaagtctttatcgtttctgagatctcattgtccatagctttttgtcgcgggacaggaaacggacgacaggaagtgaattttgaaaaaatgaaaaaaacgcctggagatattataattttctgtcagtcctgaaaatttcaagaaaatccatccagccatctctgagaaatcttgtggacaaaaaacggacaaaaaaaaaataataataataagaaacattacaatcactataaggtcttccgttggaaacggaagaccttaataataatgatattaataagggctttatgatagatttgaccacgctgcgaccgaaattatcacctcataatattcaaggaatgattccttattacttatatttatattatttccaacttgtacattttaaaacaacattgatattattttaaaaccactatttcttatttatcacatgctatgtatttctatgcggcgcagccaataccgttcttcggttatgctataagacacgcccaatTTGTGttactcatgttttatgaagttattgggtttcatggttcaaaattgattcgttatGTTATCACacacaaagacagttgaaaaagtaaatattacAGTATAATATATGTCACATACAATGTACTGAAACAGTGtgttaaatgttaattttgttgttaatttttttgctttaatagCAAAGGTTTCCTACTTAAATTTCTTAGGTCTGTATGAAAGGTGAGCGAAGGCtagagaaaatatatttactgccttatgtttacattttagtGTAAGGTTTAATAATTTGGAATAGTCGACTGCCTTTGTCTCCTTTTTATTGTCGTAATGTAGTGATAAGAATAATGGTGTTTTATTATGcagttttcattattttaaagcaatatcaCTTTATGTCTtttagttatacatgtaatgataaactaatttttttactGGGAGATatctattcaattttattttgaacCATTATTTCAAGTGCAAAAAGTCAAAATAACATCAAATAGCTATAGATAATcgcaataaaatatgaaatgccTAAAGTTTCATAGttctaatataattattaacaatCAGTTCTAGTTATATTAGTTATAGTTAAGTAATGTTTGAAACcgcagatacatgtataggaTTTGCATATTATAGATGTGCctcattatatatacatttttttttttaaattaaagccATATTACTTCAACAgttttagataaaaaagaaaaattcatggACATTGTTTTCTGTTGCTGCATAAGTGTAAAATTACAAAAGTCGagatttatacatgttaatCGTTTTATTGGATATCTGAAGTTCAAAAAGATACTTAAAATATTAAGGAAGGTACaatcaaattatgaaaacatAAGATATATTTCTTGGATATAAcataaatttcagaaaattgaaagataaagatttaatcaatttttgcatttttttaaccCATAATCTTAATTTTTAGCTAGAAGGTGTGGatcataattttcacattttgtgTTTCTATTCTGTCACGGATGTTACACACCGAATTAAGTCAAAAAAGTGGTTTAGAGATAAGATGAAAGAAAACTTTACATTACTTGTTCTTTGTCCTGTAAAGAATTGGCAATAACTTAACTTGTATAACAAGCTATTCATATCCAAAATGTCCAGAAAGATACTACATTGTacgttattatttttataaaatcttcaAATCATTTACCAATGCGCAAACAAGGTGACAAAAAGCGAAACAAAGTGAAGCATTACTTTTATTAGATTTGCTACTATAAGATTTACcattataaatgtgatatacatgtacttgtataaaGCTACATGTAAGGTTACCTGTACAGAGGCTGGATTTTCTATCACTGACAGTAAATGTCATGTTGACCTGTTCCAGGATCCTGGCTGATTCAATGGATCCCCTTATGAGGCAGCGCCCAGTTTCATTTGACCGCAGATACAGAGACCCATTCTTGGTTTCGGCAATATTTTTTCCGACCAAAACTTGTCctttagctacatgtatttattaagttATACATAACATTCAGGAATCAGTGTAATATGTTAAAAAACTTCGTTTAAAATAGTTACAAGTTAAAATGTAAGCTGTTTGACGTACTGCTCAGGCTCAATACAAGGAAAATACCGAGCATTTAAAAGAGAACTTAACCTCAAGAACATAGGGCAGTGGTACGTTAAAATAATCACTCGGAAATACATTCATGATAtctaaatatgaataaaatataatcgAGTGATTCAATAAAAGTCATACTAATGTTActgtacatgtttaaaaaaaaacccattttgtAATTCTCAAAGATCAAATACTTACTtagaaaacattcaaaaaaacATCCAATTcttgtataatataaatgacCCCTGTTGCTGCATGTAAACTGGTCTCGAAATTGAGTTACATAGGAAACAAAATCACTCGATTCTAAATTGCAGTTGTGTTTTCCATTACAGATTTTTGATACTTTACGATAAAATGTGTAATTCCAAGGAATGTCCGACGGAATAGAACGGAAACAAGATGAAACGGATGTTCTCTGACACTCGCTTTCATTGTCTGCTTTCGCATCGGACTGTTGgcctaaattttttaaagtcagTTTATTTATGTACAGTAGACCATCCGAATTGCATGCAATGttaagttgatttttgtatatgGTATCCAGCGTTTGACAGGCTATGTGGTGTTGTGGAATGGTTTTGACCTCTACCAACTGGCctaaaaatactaaaaaatatctgaatacaaaatacaaatcaaaACACAGTGTTAACTCACACACTGTctcttatttaaaaatcattactCACCCAATACGCTAAGCAAAACCCATCTCTTGACTTGCATCATATTCACACAATCTAGAGAAACAAATTGTACATGAACTTAACATCCACAGTTTTAGccatgatgatattttttttctgcgtgTATTCGATAAAAAGGGACAATGACTGTTTCTTTTCAACGATGATAGAAATAAGTGTTTAACTTCCCAAAAGATGATTGATTAAAGACGCTTACCGTGGAAATAACCCATTATACGAGGATTATCATGTTCTGATGTAAAACTTACAGTGGTATAACCTCTCGCTTTACAACACTGGCGTGTTGTGagcattttcaaaacaattcagtgcatttttttaataagttatCAGCGTCTTGAGCTATCAGCGTCATTGGCTATAATTCACCATGAACTGTCACACAGTAGTGTACAAGTAGTGTAACTAGATTCCTTGCTATGTGAGCtaagtttgagagagagagagagagagagagagagagagagagagagagagagcgagcgagcgagcgagagagagagagagagagagagagagtatagcGTGTAATTTCTTCTCATTGACAGGACATCAATGAAGTGTGATTTGAGAGTTTCCGTACGACATTATGATTATACAAGCCCTCTCAGAACACTCGTGTGTcatactttgtatcttttaaatGCACGCTCACATCTTAAGTATTCATCAAGGAAGAAAAagttgtcatttttatttaatattaaccTTATGGCGGTTTCATTCCACAATAAGGTTCCACCGACGTTGGTTTGTACATTTTTGAAATGTGTGATTTGCGCACACTCGTTTGACTCGTTTGttattatgaaaatacatgatTATGCATATCCTAGATTTATTTCGAGTCTTTTACTAATTACCGATTTTTACCAAGTTTTGAATTGTCAATATGTCATAATTAatcatggactcattgacaattaaaaattatgaattagTAAAAGTAACATTTATAGACACAACATATAAAAGCGAGCGTAGAGTGTCActaaataacagaaaataagtCATTTGTGGGTAATTACATGTTGATATGTTTTTCGAGCTTAAATTTACGGGGttggaatttttaaaagattgtgATTGGTTGCTACTGGATTCGGACCGCATGGGTACACTGTGTTTTGTGATTGGTTGGTATTGGACCGTCTGTGTACACTGTGTTTTGTGATTGGTTGGTATTGGGCCACCTGTGTACATTGTGTTTTGTTATTGGTTGGTATTGGACAGCCTGTGTACAATGTGTTTTGATTGGTTGGTATTGGACCGCCTGTGTACATTGTTATAGGACCGCCTGGGTACACTGTGTTTCTTGATTGGTTAGTATTGGCCCGCCTGGGTACACTGTGTTTTGTGATTGGTTGGTATTGGACCACCTGGGTACAATGTGTTTTGTGATTGGTTGGTACTTGACCGCCTGTGTACACTGTGTTTTGTGATTGGTTGGTACTGGACCGCATGTGTACACTGTTTTTTATGATTGGTTGGTACTGGACCGCCTGTGTACACTGTGTTTAGTGATTGGTTGGTATTGGACCGCCTGTGTACAATGTGTTTCGTGATTGGTTGGTATTGGACCGCCTGTGTACACTGTGTTTTGTGATTGGTTGGTATTGGACCGCCTGGGTACACTGTGTTTTGTGATTGGTTGGTATTGGACCACCTGGGTACAATGTGTTTTGTGATTGGTTGGTACTTGACCGCCTGTGTACACTGTGTTTTGTGATTGGTTGGTACTGGACCGCATGTGTACACTGTTTTTTATGATTGGTTGGTATTGGACCGCCTGTGTACATTGTGTTTAGTGATTGGTTGGTATTGGACCGCCTGTGTACAATGTGTTTCGTGATTGGTTGGTATTGGACCGCCTGTGTACACTGTGTTTTGTGATTGGTTGGTATTGGACCGCCTGGGTACACTGTGTTTTGTGATTGGTTGGTATTGGACCGCCTGGGTACACTGTGTTTTGAAGTTTAGTGAGTACAACGTCATGTACTAGTAACCACATAAAGCAGAAAAAATCCGAAATTGTCAGCTATATTTGAAATTACGTAAGTGTAGA from Crassostrea angulata isolate pt1a10 chromosome 7, ASM2561291v2, whole genome shotgun sequence includes:
- the LOC128191909 gene encoding uncharacterized protein LOC128191909: MLTTRQCCKARGYTTVSFTSEHDNPRIMGYFHDCVNMMQVKRWVLLSVLVFLGQLVEVKTIPQHHIACQTLDTIYKNQLNIACNSDGLLYINKLTLKNLGQQSDAKADNESECQRTSVSSCFRSIPSDIPWNYTFYRKVSKICNGKHNCNLESSDFVSYVTQFRDQFTCSNRGHLYYTRIGCFFECFLTKGQVLVGKNIAETKNGSLYLRSNETGRCLIRGSIESARILEQVNMTFTVSDRKSSLCTEVFTNESFNHNKDLSCLRGVNEFRLDIQTTDTLIGKLWIEFKGTSMQLVCGDNIQFPSIVGDVQDSEQNATSTLLPVIIGLIAGLLLLLALILVVLKRKHALTIKAEAKHRTIHATTTLEGDEDCTYYNNEVDKPRNDSNDVHGTSSSFDDSLYNTIDTGGNYSQINIKKNTSESGGRNGEHNVKNGADDTEKSRDESRDTNNVTPRSSNTLEIKPNTIIGEVTGDVYAAVCKTDDLKSMRITGPKGDIYATVSTASNVE